From a single Bradyrhizobium sediminis genomic region:
- a CDS encoding 30S ribosomal protein S2, whose translation MALPEFSMRQLLEAGVHFGHQSHRWNPKMADYIFGARNNIHIIDLAQTVPLLHRALQAVSDTVAKGGRILFVGTKRQAQDGVAEAAKRSAQYFVNSRWLGGTLTNWKTISGSIKRLRHLEEVLNSGDANAYTKKERLTLQRERDKLDRSLGGIKDMGGLPDMIFVIDTNKEDIAIQEAQRLNIPVAAIVDTNSDPKGITYVVPGNDDAGRAISLYCDLIARAVIDGISRAQGESGIDIGASVQPVREAIPAASQPTGFQGLAGPRGTADDLKKLTGVSGAIEKKFNDLGIFHYWQLAELDHDTAHKIGEEVGLPSRADGWVAQAKAMTAEAE comes from the coding sequence ATGGCGCTACCCGAGTTTTCTATGCGTCAGCTGCTCGAAGCTGGCGTTCACTTTGGCCACCAATCGCACCGCTGGAATCCGAAGATGGCGGATTACATTTTCGGTGCCCGCAACAACATCCACATCATCGATCTCGCCCAGACCGTGCCGCTGCTGCATCGCGCGCTCCAGGCGGTCAGCGATACCGTCGCCAAGGGCGGCCGTATCCTGTTCGTCGGCACCAAGCGCCAGGCGCAGGACGGCGTGGCCGAGGCCGCCAAGCGCTCGGCGCAGTACTTCGTCAATTCGCGCTGGCTCGGCGGCACGCTGACCAACTGGAAGACGATTTCCGGTTCGATCAAGCGGCTGCGCCATCTCGAGGAAGTGCTCAATTCGGGCGACGCCAACGCCTACACCAAGAAGGAGCGGCTGACGCTGCAGCGCGAGCGCGACAAGCTCGACCGTTCGCTCGGCGGCATCAAGGACATGGGCGGTCTGCCCGACATGATCTTCGTGATCGACACCAACAAGGAAGACATCGCGATCCAGGAAGCCCAGCGGCTCAACATTCCGGTCGCCGCGATCGTCGATACCAATTCGGACCCCAAGGGCATCACATACGTGGTCCCGGGCAATGACGACGCCGGCCGCGCCATTTCGCTGTATTGCGATCTGATCGCGCGCGCCGTGATCGATGGTATCTCACGCGCGCAGGGCGAGTCCGGGATCGATATCGGCGCCTCCGTGCAGCCGGTTCGCGAAGCGATTCCCGCGGCATCCCAGCCCACCGGTTTCCAGGGTCTCGCCGGGCCGCGCGGCACCGCCGACGACCTCAAGAAGCTTACCGGCGTGTCCGGCGCGATCGAGAAGAAGTTCAACGATCTCGGCATCTTCCATTACTGGCAGCTGGCCGAACTCGATCACGACACCGCGCACAAGATCGGCGAAGAGGTCGGGCTCCCGTCCCGCGCCGATGGCTGGGTAGCCCAGGCCAAGGCGATGACCGCGGAAGCGGAATAA
- the dnaE gene encoding DNA polymerase III subunit alpha yields MSNAGFVHLHVHSAYSLLKGSIKIQKLGELAKADRQPALALTDTDNMFGALEFSDKMAGYGIQPIIGCELVIDFGDQDPNARNALAAGPSRIVLLAARERGYRSLMRLNSRAFLETPIHQAPHIKFEWLQGDAEDLIALTGGPDGPISLALGADHAALAATRCDRLASLFGDRLYVELQRHGIDKERRTEAGLIDLAYAKGLPLVATNEPYFAATDDYEAHDALLCIAGGRLIAETDREQLTPDHRFKTRAEMAVLFADIPEALASTVEIAERCSFRPRTRKPILPRFTVGASSNAAEAESEEAAELRRQAEQGLGNRLKVHGLAPGQTEESYRARLAFELDVITRMNYAGYFLIVSDFIKWAKSEGIPVGPGRGSGAGSLVAYALTITDLDPIRFGLLFERFLNPERVSMPDFDIDFCQDRRGEVIDYVQRRYGRDQVAQIITFGTLQARGVLRDVGRVLQMPYGQVDKLTKLVPQNPAAPVTLAAAIASEPKLQAFRDEDPVVARAFDIAQRLEGLTRHASTHAAGIVISDRPLSELVPLYRDPKSDMPVTQFNMKWVEPAGLVKFDFLGLKTLTVLDVAVKLLKQRGVEVDLATLPLDDAKSYQMLARGDVVGVFQVESQGMRRALVDMRPDRFEDIIALVALYRPGPMANIPTYCARKHGDEEPEYLHPMLEPILKETFGVIIYQEQVMQIAQVMAGYSLGDADLLRRAMGKKIRSEMEQQRAIFVAGAMKNNVTKGQADTIFELLAKFADYGFNKSHAAAYALVSYHTAYMKAHYPVEFLAASMTLDLSNTDKLSEFRAEAQRLGIKVEAPSVNRSGATFEVSDGTIYYALAGLKGVGHQAVELIVEARKDGLFTSLADFAARVNPRAINKRVIESLAAAGAFDALDSNRARVFAGAEAILSACQRSHEAATMGQNDMFGGAADAPTIMLPQIEPWLPAERLRREYDAIGFFLSGHPLDDYATVLKRLRVQSWAEFSRAVKTGATAGKVAATVVSRMERRTKTGNKMGIMGLSDPTGHFEAVLFSEGLAQYRDVLEPGAAVLLQLGAELQGEDVRARVLHAEPLDAAAAKTQKGLRIFVRDTRPLESIARRLQMPEAAPPGGPARGLQAKPAPAPAGGADGDVSLVMMLDLETEVEMKLPGRFKVSPQIAGAIKAVSGVVDVQQL; encoded by the coding sequence ATGTCCAATGCCGGATTTGTCCATCTCCACGTCCATTCCGCCTATTCGCTGCTGAAGGGGTCGATCAAGATCCAGAAGCTCGGCGAACTGGCGAAAGCGGACCGCCAGCCGGCGCTGGCGCTGACCGACACCGACAACATGTTCGGGGCGCTGGAATTCTCCGACAAGATGGCCGGCTACGGCATCCAGCCGATCATCGGCTGTGAGCTGGTGATCGATTTCGGCGACCAGGACCCGAACGCGCGCAATGCGCTTGCCGCAGGACCATCGCGGATCGTGCTGCTGGCGGCGCGCGAGCGCGGCTATCGCAGCCTGATGCGGCTGAACTCGCGGGCGTTCCTGGAGACGCCAATCCATCAGGCCCCGCACATCAAGTTCGAATGGCTGCAGGGCGACGCCGAGGACCTGATCGCGCTGACCGGCGGTCCCGACGGCCCGATCTCGCTGGCGCTCGGCGCCGATCACGCAGCACTGGCGGCCACCCGCTGCGACCGGCTGGCGAGCCTGTTCGGCGACCGGCTCTACGTCGAATTGCAGCGCCACGGCATCGACAAGGAGCGCCGCACCGAGGCCGGCCTGATCGATCTGGCCTACGCCAAGGGCCTGCCGCTGGTCGCGACCAACGAGCCGTATTTCGCGGCCACCGACGACTATGAAGCCCATGACGCGCTTTTGTGCATCGCCGGCGGACGTCTGATCGCCGAAACCGATCGCGAGCAGCTCACCCCGGACCACCGCTTCAAGACCCGCGCCGAAATGGCGGTGCTGTTCGCCGATATTCCGGAAGCGCTGGCATCGACCGTCGAGATCGCCGAGCGCTGTTCGTTCCGCCCGAGGACGCGCAAGCCGATCCTGCCGCGCTTCACGGTCGGCGCGAGTTCGAATGCCGCCGAAGCGGAGAGCGAGGAGGCGGCCGAGCTGCGCCGTCAGGCCGAGCAGGGCCTCGGCAACCGGCTCAAGGTCCATGGCCTCGCGCCGGGCCAGACCGAGGAAAGCTATCGCGCCCGGCTCGCCTTCGAACTCGATGTCATCACCCGCATGAACTATGCGGGCTACTTCCTGATCGTTTCCGACTTCATCAAATGGGCGAAGTCGGAGGGCATTCCGGTCGGACCGGGCCGCGGCTCCGGAGCGGGCTCGCTGGTCGCCTATGCCCTGACCATCACCGATCTCGATCCGATCCGGTTCGGCCTCCTGTTCGAGCGCTTCCTCAATCCGGAACGCGTGTCGATGCCCGACTTCGACATCGACTTCTGCCAGGACCGGCGCGGCGAGGTCATCGACTATGTTCAGCGCCGCTACGGCCGCGATCAGGTCGCCCAGATCATCACCTTCGGCACCTTGCAGGCGCGCGGCGTGCTGCGCGACGTCGGGCGCGTGTTGCAGATGCCCTATGGGCAGGTCGACAAACTCACAAAACTTGTGCCGCAAAATCCCGCCGCACCGGTGACGCTGGCGGCGGCGATCGCGAGCGAACCGAAGCTGCAGGCGTTCCGCGACGAGGATCCGGTGGTGGCGCGCGCCTTCGACATCGCGCAGCGATTGGAGGGGCTGACCCGGCACGCTTCCACCCACGCCGCGGGCATCGTGATATCGGACCGGCCCCTGAGCGAGCTGGTGCCGCTCTACCGCGATCCGAAATCCGACATGCCGGTGACCCAGTTCAACATGAAATGGGTCGAACCTGCAGGGCTGGTGAAGTTCGACTTCCTCGGCCTGAAGACGCTGACGGTGCTCGATGTCGCCGTGAAGCTGCTGAAGCAGCGCGGCGTCGAGGTCGATCTCGCGACCCTGCCGCTCGACGACGCCAAGAGCTACCAGATGCTGGCGCGCGGCGACGTGGTCGGCGTGTTCCAGGTTGAAAGCCAGGGCATGCGGCGGGCGCTGGTCGACATGCGGCCCGACCGTTTCGAGGACATCATCGCGCTGGTGGCGCTCTACCGCCCGGGTCCGATGGCGAACATCCCGACCTATTGCGCGCGCAAGCACGGCGACGAAGAGCCGGAATACCTTCACCCGATGCTCGAGCCGATCCTGAAGGAGACCTTCGGCGTCATCATCTACCAGGAACAGGTGATGCAGATCGCGCAGGTCATGGCCGGCTATTCGCTCGGCGACGCCGACCTGCTGCGCCGCGCGATGGGCAAGAAGATCCGCTCGGAGATGGAACAGCAGCGCGCGATCTTCGTCGCCGGCGCGATGAAGAACAATGTGACGAAAGGCCAGGCCGACACCATCTTCGAACTGCTGGCGAAGTTCGCCGACTACGGCTTCAACAAGAGCCACGCCGCCGCCTACGCGCTGGTGTCGTATCACACCGCCTACATGAAGGCGCATTACCCGGTCGAGTTCCTGGCGGCGTCGATGACACTCGATCTCTCCAATACCGACAAGCTCAGCGAGTTTCGTGCCGAAGCGCAGCGGCTCGGCATCAAGGTCGAGGCGCCCTCGGTCAATCGCTCCGGCGCCACCTTCGAGGTCAGCGACGGCACCATCTATTACGCGCTAGCGGGCCTGAAGGGCGTCGGCCACCAGGCGGTCGAACTGATCGTCGAGGCGCGCAAGGACGGCCTGTTCACCTCGCTGGCCGATTTTGCCGCGCGGGTGAATCCGCGCGCGATCAACAAGCGCGTGATCGAGAGCCTGGCTGCGGCCGGCGCCTTCGACGCGCTGGATTCCAATCGCGCGCGGGTGTTCGCGGGCGCGGAGGCGATCCTCAGCGCGTGCCAGCGCAGCCACGAGGCCGCGACCATGGGGCAGAACGACATGTTCGGAGGCGCCGCCGACGCGCCGACCATCATGCTGCCGCAGATCGAACCCTGGCTGCCGGCCGAACGGCTGCGGCGCGAATATGACGCCATCGGCTTCTTCCTCTCCGGCCATCCGCTCGACGACTACGCCACGGTGTTGAAGCGGCTGCGGGTGCAGTCCTGGGCGGAATTTTCCCGCGCGGTCAAAACCGGCGCCACCGCCGGCAAGGTTGCCGCCACCGTGGTGTCGCGCATGGAGCGGCGGACCAAGACCGGCAACAAGATGGGCATCATGGGGCTGTCGGATCCGACCGGCCATTTCGAAGCGGTGCTGTTTTCCGAGGGGCTCGCGCAGTATCGCGACGTGCTGGAGCCAGGGGCTGCGGTGCTGCTGCAGCTCGGTGCCGAGCTGCAGGGCGAAGACGTGCGGGCGAGGGTGCTTCACGCCGAGCCGCTCGACGCCGCCGCGGCCAAGACCCAGAAGGGTCTTCGCATTTTCGTCCGCGACACCCGGCCGCTCGAGTCGATCGCCAGGCGGCTGCAGATGCCCGAGGCCGCGCCGCCGGGCGGACCGGCCCGCGGCCTTCAGGCCAAACCGGCTCCCGCGCCCGCGGGCGGCGCCGACGGCGACGTCTCGCTGGTGATGATGCTCGACCTCGAAACCGAGGTGGAAATGAAGCTTCCCGGCCGTTTCAAGGTCTCGCCACAGATCGCGGGCGCAATCAAGGCGGTTTCGGGCGTGGTGGACGTGCAGCAGTTGTAG